The Lycium ferocissimum isolate CSIRO_LF1 chromosome 10, AGI_CSIRO_Lferr_CH_V1, whole genome shotgun sequence genome window below encodes:
- the LOC132034635 gene encoding uncharacterized protein LOC132034635, with product MEYLSRLLKELEDNKQYKYHPKYAKIKLTHLSFANDLLLFAKGDKLSIQLLYDKFLVFSQASGLKANMAKSSVYFGGVARNEQENIIQLGRVQLVKTVIFGLPSYWAQLFLLPAKVLKTIEDYCTSYIWSGTTEITERTLVAWSTMCLPKAAGGLHIFDLKSWNKAAVAKVCYDLAHKEDKLRIWWIHAYYVKDDSKPVGW from the exons ATGGAGTATTTGAGCAGATTACTTAAAGAATTGGAGGACAACAAGCAATACAAGTATCATCCAAAATATGCCAAGATTAAACTaacccatctttcttttgcaAATGACCTGTTGCTATTTGCCAAAGGTGACAAACTTTCTATCCAGCTATTATATGACAAGTTTCTGGTGTTCTCTCAAGCCTCTGGACTAAAAGCTAATATGGCCAAAAGTAGTGTCTATTTTGGTGGTGTGGCCAGAAATGAGCAAGAAAACATCATACAACTAG GTAGGGTGCAACTAGTCAAGACTGTGATCTTTGGGTTACCATCATATTGGGCACAACTATTTTTGTTACCTGCCAAAGTGTTAAAGACCATAGAGGACTACTGTACAAGTTATATATGGTCTGGCACCACTGAAATTACCGAAAGGACACTGGTGGCTTGGAGCACAATGTGTCTGCCAAAAGCAGCAGGGGGATTACACATTTTTGACTTGAAGAGTTGGAACAAAGCTGCAGTTGCTAAAGTATGTTATGACTTAGCACATAAGGAGGATAAATTGCGGATATGGTGGATCCATGCATATTATGTGAAGGATGACAGCAAGCCAGTTGGATGGTAA
- the LOC132034636 gene encoding receptor-like protein EIX2, with product MLNFERFVNVVVRNGKEETRAASESVARLETEQLALESLKKEVEDPSDLPSSWVAGIDCCEWEGVVCNNLTRHVIELQIIGDSEESRYLRINSLEWLPSLLNLENLDMDSVDLSNATQWLQVINMLPSLVDLRLVNCGLHHITPLLHHNFSSLETLDLSWNNFSSPVPKWVFNLASLVSLDLSSSNFTGPFPDGPVNLTSLTSFRASHNSFNCLLPRWLFDLSNLEYLALANSSIKGAISSKIGNITNLKSLDLSDNMLLGKLPNVIGKLWKLEYVELSDNLFDGEVSELFNGRSNFFSAETRNTSPLGFLRLKNNKLTGTLPKILGQLSMLVHFYIYNNRLEGVVTESHFSELTQLKHFVAYGNNLTLKVSENWIPPFQATYIAIGGWNIGPLFPMWLRTQKMIMQVDISDGGIQGEVPTWFWNLSSQTQSLNLSHNQFVGELPITSTPSWSVEQLYLGSNNFSGPLPLISTSVTELELSNNSFSKGLSNFLCESKDGSYNLGYLNLGENDLSEEIPDCWMNWPELKVLVLRDNNLIGGIPRSMEVLSNLQSLDLRRNRLTGPFPSSLGNCTKLLKIDLAENEFVGELPSWLGMRFPTLIVLILRSNKFDGELPQELCHLKDLQILDLANNTFIGIIPRCISNFSAMIKEKPILDDYKLYYSLEFRVLRESARVTTKGNIYQYDTILRLFTSMDMSSNNLSGDIPVSLTRLAGLRSFNISKNNLTGRIPNNIGDMKVLESIDLSENQLYGQIPQSFSSLFTLSYLNLCDNNLSGMIPLSTQLQSFDPTSFQGNKLCGLPLLVNCSSGVKVPNVEYEEDESDKDEVDRFYVSMAIGFSLSFWGVCGSLLFKRSWRHAYFRFLDRSWEMLLAKAPIC from the coding sequence AGAAACTGAGCAACTAGCATTGGAGAGCTTGAAGAAAGAAGTAGAAGATCCCTCGGATCTTCCCTCTTCTTGGGTTGCTGGAATAGATTGTTGCGAATGGGAAGGGGTCGTGTGCAACAATCTAACTCGTCATGTGATTGAGCTACAGATAATTGGTGATTCGGAAGAATCGAGATATCTAAGGATCAATAGCCTTGAGTGGCTGCCAAGTCTTTTGAATCTTGAGAACCTGGATATGGACAGTGTGGATCTTAGCAACGCTACTCAATGGCTACAGGTTATTAACATGCTTCCTTCTCTGGTTGATCTTCGTTTAGTCAATTGTGGTCTTCATCATATAACACCTCTACTTCATCACAATTTTTCTTCACTTGAAACCCTCGATCTTTCCTGGAACAACTTTAGTTCTCCTGTTCCCAAATGGGTTTTCAACCTCGCCAGTCTCGTTTCTCTTGATTTGAGTAGTAGTAATTTTACCGGCCCGTTTCCTGATGGTCCAGTTAACTTGACTTCTCTCACATCCTTCAGGGCTTCTCACAACTCTTTCAATTGTCTTTTGCCCAGATGGCTGTTTGATCTAAGTAATCTTGAATATCTTGCGCTAGCCAATAGTAGTATTAAAGGTGCAATATCGAGTAAGATTGGAAACATAACAAACCTTAAATCTCTCGATCTTTCTGATAATATGCTTCTTGGAAAGTTACCAAATGTAATTGGAAAGTTATGGAAATTAGAATATGTTGAACTCTCAGATAATCTATTTGATGGAGAAGTATCTGAATTATTCAACGGTAGGAGTAATTTCTTTTCAGCGGAAACGAGAAATACTTCTCCTTTGGGTTTTTTGAGACTAAAAAACAATAAACTCACCGGAACTCTTCCTAAAATTCTTGGCCAACTTTCAATGCTAGTACACTTTTACATCTATAACAATAGGCTGGAAGGTGTTGTAACAGAAAGTCATTTCTCTGAACTAACACAACTAAAGCACTTCGTTGCATATGGAAATAATCTAACTTTAAAAGTGAGTGAAAATTGGATTCCACCTTTTCAAGCCACGTACATTGCAATAGGCGGCTGGAATATAGGCCCTCTGTTTCCCATGTGGCTCCGAACTCAGAAGATGATAATGCAAGTTGACATATCAGATGGTGGAATACAAGGTGAGGTTCCAACTTGGTTTTGGAACTTGTCTTCTCAAACTCAATCTCTCAATCTTTCTCACAACCAATTTGTTGGTGAGCTTCCAATCACCTCAACACCTTCTTGGTCAGTTGAGCAATTGTACTTGGGTTCCAACAATTTTAGTGGACCACTACCGCTGATTTCAACCAGTGTAACTGAGCTAGAACTCTCGAacaattctttttcaaaaggtTTATCTAACTTTTTGTGTGAATCAAAGGATGGATCATACAATTTGGGTTATTTAAATCTTGGGGAGAATGATTTGTCAGAAGAAATTCCTGATTGTTGGATGAATTGGCCAGAGTTGAAAGTTTTAGTTCTGAGGGACAATAACTTGATTGGAGGCATACCAAGATCCATGGAGGTTTTGAGTAATTTGCAATCGCTGGACTTACGAAGAAATAGACTTACTGGTCCATTTCCTTCATCCTTGGGAAACTGCACAAAATTGCTTAAAATAGATTTGGCTGAGAATGAGTTTGTTGGGGAATTACCATCTTGGTTGGGAATGAGGTTTCCAACCTTGATAGTCCTTATCCTTCGGTCCAATAAATTCGATGGTGAATTGCCTCAAGAACTTTGTCACCTCAAAGATCTTCAGATCTTAGACCTCGCAAACAATACATTTATTGGAATCATACCAAGGTGTATTAGCAATTTCAGTGCAATGATCAAAGAAAAACCGATATTAGATGATTACAAGTTATATTATTCTTTAGAATTTAGAGTTCTGAGAGAGAGTGCAAGGGTGACAACTAAAGGCAACATTTACCAGTATGACACCATTTTGCGGTTGTTTACAAGTATGGATATGTCTAGCAATAATCTTTCTGGAGATATTCCTGTAAGTCTAACACGTCTTGCAGGATTAAGATCatttaatatttcaaaaaataatctAACTGGTAGAATTCCAAATAACATTGGTGACATGAAAGTATTGGAATCTATTGATCTTTCAGAAAACCAACTATATGGTCAAATCCCACAAAGCTTTTCGAGTTTGTTCACTTTGAGCTACTTGAATCTATGTGATAACAATTTATCAGGTATGATACCATTGAGCACTCAACTTCAAAGCTTTGATCCCACGAGTTTTCAAGGAAACAAACTCTGTGGGCTTCCACTCTTGGTGAACTGCAGTTCGGGCGTTAAAGTTCCAAATGTTGAGTATGAAGAAGATGAGAGTGACAAAGATGAAGTGGACCGGTTCTACGTTTCAATGGCAATAGGATTTTCACTAAGCTTTTGGGGTGTATGTGGTTCATTGCTTTTCAAGAGATCATGGAGACATGCTTATTTTCGTTTCTTAGACCGTAGCTGGGAAATGTTGCTTGCAAAGGCCCCGATATGTTGA